A genomic stretch from Coregonus clupeaformis isolate EN_2021a chromosome 23, ASM2061545v1, whole genome shotgun sequence includes:
- the LOC123481711 gene encoding mitochondrial import receptor subunit TOM22 homolog, giving the protein MAGIVELSLAGGPVETRPPEGEIDEDEDEELDENLMERLWGLTEMFLATLRSAAEVTASGSVTVAKKLYSYSRVALWVGTTSFMILVLPVVFETERLQLEQQQLEQQRQILLGPNAGMSGGMPGLMPPVPVTDRLLHTVF; this is encoded by the exons ATGGCTGGAATCGTAGAGCTATCACTGGCTGGGGGCCCAGTCGAAACCCGGCCCCCAGAAGGCGAGAtcgatgaagatgaagatgaagagcTGGATGAGAACCTTATGGAGAGGCTGTGGGGTTTGACTGAGATGTTCCTTGCTACACTGCGCTCTGCAGCTGAGGTGACCGCATCGGGCTCAGTCACTGTGGCCAAGAAGCTGTACAGTTACTCCCGCGTTGCCCTGTGGGTGGGCACTACCTCGTTCATGATCCTGGTCCTTCCGGTGGTGTTTGAGACTGAGAGACTACAGCTGGAGCAGCAGCAGCTAGagcagcagagacagatcctGTTGGGCCCCAACGCAGGGATGTCAGGTGGGATGCCAGGGTTGATGCCTCCCGTTCCAGTGACCGAT AGACTTCTGCACACTGTCTTCTGA